One Streptomyces sp. NBC_00102 DNA segment encodes these proteins:
- a CDS encoding LysR family transcriptional regulator, whose amino-acid sequence MPHVADDPARIPLSHRVPDLGALELLLSVARHGSLGRAAKELGISQPAASSRVRTMERQLGVALLDRSPRGSTLTDAGALVTDWARRIVEAAEAFDAGAQALRDRRDSRLRVAASMTIAEYLLPGWLIALRAERPGTAVSLLAGNSEQVARRLLLGEADLGFVEGLTTPDGLDGTVVAHDRLVVVVAPVHPWARRRTLLTPRELAATPLILRERGSGTRQVLDAALAGHGGLAQPLLELSSTTAVKSAAESGAGPCVLSELALGEELSARRLVPVQLTGVRLRRQLRAVWPTGHRPAGPARDLLSLTARTG is encoded by the coding sequence ATGCCCCATGTCGCCGACGACCCCGCCCGCATACCCCTGTCCCACCGTGTGCCCGACCTCGGGGCGCTGGAGCTGCTGCTCTCCGTCGCCCGCCACGGAAGTCTGGGCCGGGCGGCCAAGGAGCTCGGCATCAGCCAGCCCGCCGCCTCCAGCCGGGTCCGCACGATGGAACGGCAGCTCGGCGTCGCCCTGCTGGACCGCTCGCCGCGCGGCTCCACGCTCACCGACGCGGGCGCCCTGGTCACCGACTGGGCCCGCCGGATCGTCGAGGCGGCCGAGGCCTTCGACGCGGGCGCCCAGGCGCTGCGGGACCGGCGGGACTCCCGGCTGCGGGTCGCGGCCAGCATGACGATCGCCGAGTACCTCCTGCCGGGCTGGCTGATCGCGCTGCGTGCCGAACGCCCCGGTACCGCCGTCTCGCTGCTCGCCGGGAACTCCGAACAGGTGGCCCGCCGGCTCCTCCTCGGCGAGGCCGACCTCGGATTCGTGGAGGGCCTCACCACCCCGGACGGGCTCGACGGCACCGTCGTCGCCCACGACCGCCTGGTGGTCGTCGTCGCCCCCGTCCACCCCTGGGCCCGCCGCCGCACCCTGCTGACCCCGCGGGAACTCGCCGCGACCCCGCTGATCCTCCGCGAGCGGGGCTCCGGAACCCGCCAGGTCCTGGACGCGGCCCTCGCCGGCCACGGCGGGCTGGCCCAGCCCCTGCTGGAGCTCTCCTCCACGACCGCCGTGAAGAGCGCGGCCGAGAGCGGCGCGGGGCCCTGCGTCCTGAGCGAACTCGCCCTCGGCGAGGAGCTCTCCGCCCGCCGCCTCGTCCCCGTCCAGCTCACCGGCGTACGCCTGCGGCGCCAGCTCCGGGCCGTCTGGCCCACCGGACACCGCCCCGCCGGACCCGCCCGCGACCTGCTCTCGCTGACGGCGCGGACGGGGTGA
- a CDS encoding amino acid deaminase/aldolase → MTARATDRARYDRATAHLDAPLAVVDLEAFDANADDLVARAAGKPIRVASKSVRCRALLERVLARPGFAGIMSFTLAESLWLARAGFDDVLLAYPSADRSAYAELAADPKLAASVTVMVDDPAQLELIDASRAGGTEEIRVALELDTSLRLLGGRVRVGALRSPLRSPAQLADLARSVARRPGFRLVGLMAYEGHIAGVGDAVSGRPLRSRAIRLMQATARRELVVRRAEVVRAVRTVAPDLEFVNGGGTGSVQHTAAESAVTEIAAGSGLYVPRLFDNYTSFTGRPAALFAQPVVRRPGVGVVTVLGGGYPASGAAGADRLPVPYLPHGLRYDPQEGPGEVQTPLLGSAADDLLIGDKVWFRHAKAGELCERFDALQLIEGDRITATVPTYRGEGQTFL, encoded by the coding sequence ATGACTGCGCGCGCCACCGACCGGGCCCGTTACGACCGGGCCACCGCCCATCTCGACGCACCGCTGGCGGTGGTCGACCTGGAGGCCTTCGACGCCAACGCGGACGACCTCGTCGCCCGCGCCGCCGGGAAGCCGATCCGGGTGGCGAGCAAGTCCGTCCGCTGCCGGGCCCTGCTGGAACGGGTGCTGGCCCGGCCCGGGTTCGCGGGGATCATGTCCTTCACCCTGGCGGAGTCGCTCTGGCTCGCCCGGGCGGGCTTCGACGACGTACTGCTCGCCTACCCGTCCGCCGACCGTTCGGCCTACGCCGAGCTGGCGGCCGATCCGAAGCTCGCCGCCTCGGTGACGGTGATGGTGGACGACCCGGCTCAACTGGAGCTGATCGACGCCTCCCGCGCGGGCGGCACCGAGGAGATCCGGGTCGCCCTGGAGCTGGACACCTCGCTGCGTCTGCTGGGCGGCCGGGTGCGGGTCGGCGCGCTCCGTTCACCGCTGCGCTCCCCCGCCCAACTCGCCGATCTCGCACGGTCGGTGGCGCGGCGTCCGGGCTTCCGCCTGGTGGGCCTGATGGCGTACGAGGGGCACATCGCGGGGGTCGGGGACGCGGTCTCCGGGCGTCCGCTGCGGTCGCGGGCGATCCGGCTGATGCAGGCGACGGCCCGCCGGGAACTGGTGGTGCGCCGCGCCGAGGTGGTCCGCGCGGTGCGTACGGTGGCGCCGGACCTGGAGTTCGTGAACGGTGGCGGCACCGGCAGCGTGCAGCACACCGCCGCCGAGTCCGCGGTGACGGAGATCGCGGCCGGTTCGGGGCTGTACGTCCCCCGGCTCTTCGACAACTACACGTCGTTCACCGGGCGTCCGGCGGCGCTCTTCGCGCAGCCCGTCGTCCGCAGGCCCGGGGTGGGCGTGGTGACGGTGCTCGGCGGCGGCTATCCGGCGTCGGGCGCGGCGGGCGCGGACCGGCTCCCCGTCCCGTATCTGCCGCACGGGCTGCGCTACGACCCCCAGGAGGGGCCGGGCGAGGTCCAGACGCCGCTGCTGGGGTCGGCCGCCGACGATCTGCTGATCGGCGACAAGGTGTGGTTCCGGCACGCGAAGGCGGGCGAACTGTGCGAGCGGTTCGACGCGTTGCAGCTGATCGAGGGCGACCGGATCACCGCGACCGTACCGACGTACCGGGGCGAGGGGCAGACCTTCCTCTGA
- a CDS encoding TDT family transporter gives MAIHERTLIRPPITRPDAAAPAAPKRPALRAFGPNWYATVMGTAILASAGEALPVDVPGLRGACTVVWALSAVLLVAVLTARAGHWRHHRDQARAHLLDPAVAPFLGCLPMALLSVGGATMVAGTPVLGERAALVVDVVLYSAGSLLGLVVAVTVPYLMVVRHRIEAGSAAPAWLLPLVPPLVSASVGPLLIQKLPAGQGREALLLGCYAMFGLTVLATLAVLPLVLARLLHHGPLPLALTPTLFLVLGPLGQSTTAVNQLADVAPGTVGAPYASGLGALAVLYGVPVMGFALLWLALSVALTVRAARNGMGFAMTWWGFTFPVGTCVTGAAGLARHTGLHAFGWLAEALFVCLVAAWAVAGTRTVRGLLGGTLLAPPVRPAAVRTA, from the coding sequence ATGGCCATCCATGAGCGGACCCTGATCCGGCCGCCGATCACACGTCCCGACGCGGCGGCTCCCGCCGCACCGAAGCGGCCGGCGCTGCGCGCCTTCGGCCCGAACTGGTACGCGACGGTGATGGGCACCGCGATCCTGGCGAGCGCGGGTGAGGCTCTTCCGGTGGACGTCCCCGGGCTGCGGGGCGCGTGCACCGTCGTCTGGGCGCTCTCCGCCGTCCTGCTGGTGGCCGTGCTCACGGCCAGGGCCGGGCACTGGCGCCACCACCGGGACCAGGCCAGGGCCCATCTGCTGGACCCGGCGGTCGCCCCGTTCCTCGGCTGTCTGCCGATGGCGCTGCTCTCGGTCGGCGGGGCCACGATGGTGGCCGGTACGCCCGTGCTGGGCGAGCGGGCCGCGCTGGTGGTGGACGTGGTGCTGTACTCGGCGGGCTCGCTGCTGGGGCTGGTCGTCGCGGTGACCGTGCCGTACCTGATGGTGGTGCGCCACCGCATCGAGGCCGGCAGCGCCGCCCCCGCGTGGCTGCTGCCGCTGGTCCCGCCCCTGGTCTCGGCCTCGGTAGGCCCGCTGCTGATCCAGAAACTCCCCGCGGGCCAGGGCCGTGAGGCGTTGCTGCTGGGTTGCTACGCGATGTTCGGGCTGACGGTGCTGGCGACCCTCGCCGTACTCCCCCTCGTCCTGGCGCGGCTGCTGCACCACGGGCCGCTGCCCCTCGCGCTGACGCCGACCCTCTTCCTGGTGCTGGGGCCGCTCGGTCAGTCGACCACCGCGGTGAACCAGCTGGCCGACGTGGCGCCCGGCACGGTCGGCGCCCCGTACGCGAGCGGGCTCGGGGCGCTGGCGGTGCTCTACGGAGTGCCGGTCATGGGCTTCGCCCTGCTCTGGCTGGCCCTCTCGGTGGCCCTGACCGTGCGCGCCGCGCGGAACGGGATGGGCTTCGCGATGACGTGGTGGGGTTTCACCTTCCCGGTCGGCACCTGCGTGACCGGGGCGGCCGGTCTGGCCCGCCACACCGGTCTGCACGCCTTCGGCTGGCTGGCCGAGGCGCTGTTCGTCTGCCTGGTGGCCGCGTGGGCGGTGGCCGGGACACGCACCGTACGCGGGCTGCTCGGCGGCACCCTGCTCGCGCCGCCGGTCCGTCCGGCCGCCGTCCGTACGGCCTGA
- the eutC gene encoding ethanolamine ammonia-lyase subunit EutC: MSVPEESGRADLWEPLRRHTPARVGLGRTGHGLPLRHLLEFQAAHAQARDAVHQPVDFAALRPGLTGHPVAEVRSAVPDRAAYLRRPDLGRRLHPEDGPRLAGLPGGGTLVVIADGLSATAVQRHALPLLDELVPLLAGPGGGGRGSVPVVLASQARVALGDEIGERVGARLVLVLIGERPGLSAADSLGVYLTYAPRTGRRDAERNCVSNIHPPAGLGYRAAARTIASLAEGAMRLGLSGVALSGEEPGSAPELPPAAGAPQVRHGA, translated from the coding sequence GTGAGCGTGCCGGAGGAGAGCGGGAGAGCGGACCTCTGGGAGCCGCTGCGACGGCACACCCCGGCCCGGGTGGGGCTGGGGCGGACGGGCCACGGGCTGCCGCTGCGCCATCTGCTGGAGTTCCAGGCGGCGCACGCCCAGGCGCGGGACGCGGTGCACCAGCCGGTGGACTTCGCGGCCCTGCGGCCGGGGCTGACGGGCCATCCGGTCGCCGAGGTGCGCAGCGCCGTCCCGGACCGGGCGGCCTATCTGCGCCGCCCCGACCTCGGCCGGCGGCTGCACCCGGAGGACGGGCCGCGCCTGGCGGGGCTGCCCGGCGGCGGAACGCTGGTGGTGATCGCGGACGGGCTCTCCGCCACGGCCGTCCAGCGCCACGCGCTGCCGCTCCTTGACGAACTGGTCCCGCTCCTCGCCGGACCCGGGGGCGGCGGCCGCGGGTCCGTTCCGGTGGTGCTCGCCTCCCAGGCGCGGGTGGCGCTCGGGGACGAGATCGGGGAACGGGTGGGCGCCCGGCTGGTGCTCGTGCTGATCGGCGAACGCCCCGGGCTCAGCGCCGCCGACAGCCTGGGCGTCTATCTGACGTACGCGCCCCGGACCGGGCGGCGGGACGCTGAGCGCAACTGCGTCTCCAACATCCACCCGCCGGCCGGACTCGGCTACCGGGCGGCCGCGCGCACGATCGCCTCACTCGCCGAGGGCGCGATGCGGCTCGGGCTCTCGGGGGTGGCGCTGAGCGGGGAGGAGCCGGGCAGCGCACCGGAGCTGCCACCTGCGGCCGGGGCCCCTCAGGTCCGTCACGGCGCATAG
- a CDS encoding DUF2750 domain-containing protein, whose amino-acid sequence MSQSGSQAAAFFRDVRRSGVVWIVRDDDGYASRLSTDGRGIFPFWSTPARATRAATIWGNGLRAGSMPLVFWRDHELPDLAREGCRIGINWSGPHLVGWDFTPAEVLNRLAAADRPGAELGPDTA is encoded by the coding sequence ATGAGTCAGAGCGGTTCCCAGGCTGCGGCGTTCTTCCGGGACGTCCGCCGGAGCGGCGTGGTCTGGATCGTCCGGGACGACGACGGATACGCGTCCCGCCTCTCCACGGACGGCAGGGGGATCTTCCCCTTCTGGTCGACGCCGGCCCGCGCCACGAGGGCGGCGACGATCTGGGGCAACGGGCTCCGGGCCGGGTCCATGCCCCTGGTCTTCTGGCGCGACCACGAACTGCCCGACCTCGCCCGGGAGGGATGCCGGATCGGCATCAACTGGAGCGGGCCGCACCTCGTCGGCTGGGACTTCACCCCTGCCGAAGTCCTCAACCGGCTGGCGGCTGCGGACCGACCGGGCGCCGAGCTGGGGCCGGACACGGCCTGA
- the mycP gene encoding type VII secretion-associated serine protease mycosin, whose translation MSTRHPAARFPAARHPAARFPAVRSGASRILAATCAAGLLALLPATPARADAIRDQQWALAALHTDQAWRTTKGKGVTVAVLDTGVDDTHPDLAGGVLPGKDLIGFGAGPGDKAWALHGTAMAGIIAGHGNGPGQSDGVLGVAPEAKILPVRVILESADGSRAKARTSRGTALSDGIRWAADHGADVINLSLGDDSKSAHADASEDNAIQYALAKGVSVVASAGNSGEKGDSTSYPAAYPGVIAVAAVDKYGTHASFSTRHWYATVSAPGVDIVVANPDRHYYIEWGTSAAAAFVSGAVALVRAAHPELTPAQIKALLAKTARDAPAGGRDDTHGYGIVDPVAAIAAGEGAALADGKAAAGYGKKYFGSGPDPATGDGGPAAWTAPAAGVAGVLFLGGAVVLWRGRSRPVSRFG comes from the coding sequence ATGAGCACCCGTCACCCGGCCGCCCGCTTCCCGGCCGCCCGTCACCCGGCCGCCCGTTTCCCCGCCGTCCGGTCCGGGGCCTCCCGGATTCTCGCAGCCACGTGCGCGGCCGGTCTGCTCGCGCTGCTGCCCGCCACCCCCGCGCGGGCCGACGCCATCCGCGACCAGCAGTGGGCCCTCGCGGCCCTCCACACCGACCAGGCCTGGCGGACGACCAAGGGCAAGGGCGTCACCGTCGCGGTGCTCGACACCGGCGTCGACGACACCCACCCCGACCTGGCCGGCGGGGTACTTCCCGGCAAGGACCTCATCGGGTTCGGAGCCGGCCCCGGCGACAAGGCATGGGCCCTGCACGGCACCGCCATGGCCGGCATCATCGCCGGGCACGGCAACGGTCCCGGCCAGAGCGACGGCGTCCTCGGCGTCGCGCCCGAGGCGAAGATCCTGCCGGTCCGGGTGATCCTCGAATCCGCCGACGGCTCCCGGGCGAAAGCGCGCACGTCCCGGGGCACCGCCCTCTCCGACGGCATCCGCTGGGCCGCCGACCACGGCGCCGACGTCATCAACCTCTCGCTGGGCGACGACAGCAAGTCCGCCCACGCGGACGCCTCGGAGGACAACGCCATCCAGTACGCCCTCGCCAAGGGCGTCTCCGTCGTCGCCTCGGCGGGCAACAGCGGAGAGAAAGGCGACAGCACCTCCTACCCCGCGGCCTACCCCGGTGTCATCGCCGTCGCCGCCGTCGACAAGTACGGCACCCATGCCTCCTTCTCCACCCGGCACTGGTACGCCACCGTCAGCGCGCCCGGCGTCGACATCGTCGTCGCCAACCCGGACCGGCACTACTACATCGAGTGGGGCACCTCGGCCGCCGCCGCTTTCGTCTCCGGAGCCGTCGCCCTGGTCCGCGCCGCCCACCCCGAGCTCACCCCGGCGCAGATCAAGGCGCTCCTCGCGAAGACGGCCCGCGACGCTCCGGCCGGCGGCCGGGACGACACCCACGGCTACGGCATCGTCGACCCGGTGGCGGCCATCGCGGCGGGCGAGGGCGCGGCCCTCGCGGACGGCAAGGCCGCCGCCGGGTACGGCAAGAAGTACTTCGGCTCCGGCCCCGACCCCGCGACCGGCGACGGCGGACCGGCCGCCTGGACCGCCCCGGCCGCCGGTGTGGCGGGCGTGCTGTTCCTGGGGGGCGCGGTCGTGCTGTGGCGGGGCAGGAGCCGCCCGGTCTCCAGATTCGGCTGA
- a CDS encoding helix-turn-helix domain-containing protein yields MGEKDEKEALRVGAAVRRRRRTLGLTLAAVAARSGLSVPFLSQIENERARPSAQSLTRVAEALETTTAKLRDAADSARAVDVVRGGDEDGARRLVRGRHQLNALEFIGEQDLGREFQHRNDELMYVAEGAVEVEAEGQAYRLDRGDTLFLSGGVRHRWRATLPGTRLLVVAVAEHIDATYDSRR; encoded by the coding sequence ATGGGCGAGAAGGACGAGAAGGAAGCACTGCGGGTGGGCGCCGCCGTGCGCCGGCGTCGAAGAACCCTGGGACTCACGCTGGCCGCCGTGGCCGCGCGCAGCGGCCTCTCGGTGCCCTTCCTCAGCCAGATCGAGAACGAGCGCGCACGGCCCAGCGCCCAGTCGCTGACCCGGGTCGCCGAGGCCCTGGAGACCACCACCGCCAAGCTGCGCGATGCCGCCGACTCGGCGCGCGCGGTGGACGTGGTGCGCGGCGGCGACGAGGACGGTGCCCGTCGGCTGGTGCGCGGACGTCACCAGCTCAACGCCCTGGAGTTCATCGGGGAGCAGGACCTCGGCCGTGAGTTCCAGCACCGCAACGACGAGCTCATGTACGTCGCGGAGGGAGCCGTCGAGGTGGAGGCGGAGGGCCAGGCCTACCGCCTGGACCGCGGCGACACGCTCTTCCTCTCCGGCGGGGTCCGCCACCGCTGGCGGGCCACCCTCCCCGGCACCCGGCTGCTGGTCGTCGCGGTGGCCGAGCACATCGACGCCACCTACGACTCCCGCCGCTGA
- a CDS encoding serine hydrolase — translation MPRLRIRRSVMSASVTALVVLAGTAAGGAYLTSHSANGADDPVASVASASSRAPSAGDGTPSATPSEEPEVDYDAAVAAAVRPVAGDARLSVAVLDTESGAAGGYESTAGQTFDTASIVKVDILAALLLTAQDEGRELTAGERASAAAMIGNSDNASATRLLQVVGGESALDAANERLGLTGTTASHAWGLTLTTAADQVRLLEAVFAEGEDASSPLSAESRAYVQQLMGQVEADQRWGVSAAGTGALLKNGWMPRTTTGLWDINSVGRVESGGSSYLVAVLSDGHATQQAGVTVVEAAAKAAVGAVAAAG, via the coding sequence ATGCCCCGACTGAGAATACGCAGGTCAGTGATGTCCGCCTCGGTGACCGCGCTCGTCGTGCTGGCCGGTACGGCGGCGGGCGGCGCCTATCTGACGAGCCACTCGGCGAACGGCGCGGACGACCCCGTGGCCTCGGTAGCCTCGGCCTCGTCGCGGGCTCCGTCCGCCGGGGACGGTACACCTTCCGCGACGCCGAGCGAGGAGCCCGAAGTGGACTACGACGCAGCTGTGGCGGCGGCCGTCCGGCCGGTGGCCGGGGACGCGCGGCTCTCGGTGGCCGTGCTCGACACGGAGAGCGGCGCGGCCGGCGGGTACGAGAGCACCGCCGGGCAGACCTTCGACACCGCCAGCATCGTGAAGGTGGACATCCTGGCCGCTCTGCTGCTGACCGCGCAGGACGAGGGCCGGGAGCTGACCGCCGGCGAGCGGGCCTCGGCGGCCGCCATGATCGGGAACAGCGACAACGCCTCGGCGACCCGGCTGCTCCAGGTGGTCGGCGGCGAGAGCGCGCTCGACGCGGCGAACGAGCGCCTGGGGCTGACCGGTACCACCGCCTCCCACGCCTGGGGGCTGACCCTGACCACGGCGGCCGACCAGGTGCGGCTGCTGGAGGCGGTCTTCGCCGAAGGCGAGGACGCGAGCAGCCCGTTGTCGGCCGAGTCCCGGGCGTACGTACAGCAGCTGATGGGCCAGGTCGAGGCCGACCAACGGTGGGGCGTGTCCGCCGCGGGCACCGGCGCGCTGCTGAAGAACGGCTGGATGCCCCGGACCACCACCGGGCTGTGGGACATCAACAGCGTGGGGCGGGTCGAGTCGGGCGGCAGCAGCTATCTGGTGGCCGTGCTCAGCGACGGGCACGCCACCCAGCAGGCGGGCGTCACCGTGGTCGAGGCGGCGGCGAAGGCCGCGGTGGGAGCGGTCGCCGCGGCGGGCTGA
- a CDS encoding ethanolamine ammonia-lyase subunit EutB, with amino-acid sequence MPQYTASVGVAGFRFDGLRELLGRAGPARSGDELAGVAARSDTERTAARIALAEVELRAFLDDPVVPYEDDEVTRLIVDTHDAGAFAPVAGMTVGEFRDWLLSYRATPGALAALVPGITPEMAAAVSKLMRNQDLVQVARACTVVTRFRNTIGLPGRLSVRLQPNHPTDDPRGVAASVLDGLLYGCGDAVIGINPASDSLAAVTDLLRLTDEIRQRYAIPTQTCVLTHVTRTIQAIERGAPVDLVFQSVAGTEATNRAFGIDLALLAEAHDAGLSLGRGELGDNVMYFETGQGSALSADAHHGVDQQTLEARAYAVARRFRPLLVNTVVGFIGPEYLYDGKQIIRAGLEDHFCGKLLGLPMGVDVCYTNHAEADQDDMDNLLTLLGVAGCTFVMGVPGSDDVMLNYQSTSFHDALYVRSVLGLRPAPEFEAWLERMGMYDSEGRMVAPVAHSPLAAGLAAMIGEA; translated from the coding sequence ATGCCCCAGTACACGGCCTCCGTCGGGGTGGCCGGTTTCCGGTTCGACGGCTTGCGGGAGTTGCTGGGGCGGGCCGGTCCGGCGCGTTCGGGCGACGAGCTCGCGGGGGTCGCCGCGCGGAGCGACACGGAGCGGACGGCGGCCCGGATCGCGCTGGCCGAGGTGGAACTGCGCGCGTTCCTCGACGACCCGGTGGTGCCCTACGAGGACGACGAGGTCACCCGGCTGATCGTCGACACCCACGACGCCGGGGCGTTCGCGCCCGTCGCGGGGATGACGGTCGGCGAGTTCCGCGACTGGCTGCTCTCCTACCGGGCGACTCCCGGGGCGCTCGCCGCGCTGGTGCCTGGGATCACCCCGGAGATGGCCGCCGCGGTGAGCAAGCTGATGCGCAACCAGGACCTGGTCCAGGTCGCCCGGGCGTGCACGGTCGTCACCCGGTTCCGGAACACGATCGGGCTGCCGGGGCGGCTCTCGGTGCGTCTCCAGCCGAACCACCCCACGGACGATCCCCGGGGCGTCGCCGCCTCGGTGCTCGACGGTCTGCTGTACGGCTGCGGGGACGCGGTCATCGGCATCAACCCGGCGTCCGACTCCCTGGCCGCGGTGACGGATCTGCTGCGGCTGACGGACGAGATCCGGCAGCGGTACGCGATCCCGACGCAGACCTGCGTACTCACCCATGTCACCCGGACGATCCAGGCGATCGAGCGGGGCGCACCGGTGGACCTGGTCTTCCAGTCCGTCGCCGGGACCGAGGCCACCAACCGCGCGTTCGGCATCGATCTGGCCCTGCTCGCGGAGGCGCACGACGCCGGGCTCTCGCTGGGCCGGGGCGAACTCGGCGACAACGTCATGTACTTCGAGACCGGCCAGGGCAGCGCGCTCTCCGCCGACGCCCACCACGGCGTCGACCAGCAGACGCTGGAGGCCCGCGCCTACGCCGTGGCGCGCCGGTTCCGTCCGCTGCTGGTCAACACGGTGGTCGGTTTCATCGGCCCGGAGTACCTCTACGACGGCAAGCAGATCATCCGGGCGGGCCTGGAGGACCACTTCTGCGGCAAGCTGCTCGGTCTGCCGATGGGCGTGGACGTCTGCTACACCAACCACGCCGAGGCCGACCAGGACGACATGGACAACCTGCTCACGCTGCTGGGCGTGGCGGGCTGCACCTTCGTGATGGGCGTCCCGGGCTCGGACGACGTGATGCTGAACTACCAGTCCACCTCCTTCCACGACGCGTTGTACGTACGGTCGGTGCTCGGGCTGCGTCCGGCGCCGGAGTTCGAGGCGTGGCTGGAGCGGATGGGGATGTACGACTCCGAGGGCCGGATGGTGGCGCCCGTCGCGCACAGCCCGCTGGCCGCCGGTCTCGCCGCGATGATCGGGGAAGCGTGA